The following coding sequences lie in one Mesorhizobium sp. NZP2298 genomic window:
- the serS gene encoding serine--tRNA ligase, whose protein sequence is MLDIKWIRDNPKALVEALAKRSWSAAEAQSTVDDLIARDEARREHVTELQTKQERRNAASKEIGNAMRSGDAALAEKLKAEVGEIKTFIQNGEARERELDKALNDALAVLPNVPFDDVPVGKDEHDNVVKHVVGKVPTRPNWVKEHFEIGEALGMMDFERAAKLSGSRFTVLKSGLARMERAIGQFMLDLHTTEHGYEEVIPPLMVRDEVLFGTNQLPKFEEDLFFTPHGEGRLGLIPTAEVPLTNLVREEITAYEKLPLRYTALTPCFRSEAGSAGRDTRGMLRQHQFYKVELVSITDQESSLAEHERMTECAEEVLKRLELPFRTMVLCTGDMGFGARKTYDIEVWLPGQNAYREISSCSVCGDFQARRMDARYKDKDGKGNRFVHTLNGSGTAVGRALIAVIENYQNEDGSVTIPEVLRPYMGGLEKIESK, encoded by the coding sequence ATGCTTGACATCAAATGGATTCGCGACAACCCGAAGGCCCTTGTCGAGGCGCTGGCCAAGCGCTCGTGGTCGGCGGCAGAGGCGCAGTCCACGGTCGATGATTTGATCGCCAGGGACGAGGCGCGGCGTGAGCACGTCACCGAGCTGCAGACCAAGCAGGAGCGCCGCAACGCCGCCTCCAAGGAGATCGGCAACGCCATGCGTTCGGGCGATGCCGCCCTTGCCGAGAAACTGAAAGCCGAAGTCGGCGAGATCAAGACCTTTATCCAGAATGGCGAGGCGCGCGAACGCGAGCTCGACAAGGCGCTGAACGATGCGCTGGCGGTGCTGCCCAACGTGCCGTTCGACGATGTGCCGGTCGGCAAGGACGAGCACGACAATGTCGTCAAGCACGTCGTCGGCAAGGTGCCGACGCGGCCGAACTGGGTGAAGGAACATTTCGAGATCGGCGAAGCGCTCGGGATGATGGATTTCGAGCGGGCAGCAAAGCTGTCGGGCTCGCGCTTCACCGTGCTGAAGAGCGGCCTGGCGCGGATGGAACGCGCGATTGGCCAGTTCATGCTCGACCTGCACACGACCGAACATGGCTATGAGGAAGTCATCCCGCCGCTGATGGTCCGCGACGAGGTGCTTTTCGGCACCAACCAACTGCCGAAGTTCGAGGAGGATCTGTTCTTCACGCCGCACGGGGAGGGCAGGCTTGGCCTGATCCCCACCGCCGAGGTGCCGCTTACCAATCTCGTGCGCGAGGAAATCACAGCGTATGAAAAACTGCCGCTGCGCTACACGGCGCTGACGCCTTGCTTCCGCTCGGAAGCAGGCTCGGCCGGACGCGACACGCGCGGCATGCTGCGTCAGCACCAGTTCTACAAGGTCGAGCTGGTGTCGATCACCGACCAGGAATCATCGCTTGCCGAGCATGAGCGGATGACTGAGTGTGCCGAGGAAGTGCTGAAGCGCCTGGAGCTGCCGTTCCGCACCATGGTGCTGTGCACCGGTGACATGGGTTTTGGCGCGCGCAAGACATATGACATCGAGGTCTGGCTGCCCGGCCAGAACGCCTATCGCGAAATCTCGTCCTGCTCGGTCTGCGGCGATTTCCAGGCGCGCCGCATGGACGCCCGCTACAAGGACAAGGATGGCAAGGGCAATCGCTTCGTCCATACGCTCAACGGTTCGGGCACCGCTGTCGGCCGCGCTCTCATAGCTGTCATCGAAAACTACCAGAATGAGGATGGCAGCGTAACCATTCCTGAAGTGCTGCGCCCTTACATGGGCGGTCTGGAAAAGATCGAATCGAAATAA
- the surE gene encoding 5'/3'-nucleotidase SurE: MRILLTNDDGIHAEGLASLERVARTLSDDVWVVAPEQDQSGYAHSLSISEPLRLRKIGEKHFAVRGTPTDCVIMGVKKILPGAPDLILSGINSGANIADDVTYSGTVAGAMEGALLGIRSIALSQGYSYVGEDRVVPYETTEALAPALLKKLVATPLPDGVLLNVNFPNCLPEEVAGTVVTSQGKLVHSLWVDERRDGRGLPYYWLRFGREPVEGKRGTDLYALRNRLVSVTPLQLDLTAHEIRDQLSKALA, translated from the coding sequence ATGCGCATTCTTCTGACCAATGACGACGGCATTCATGCCGAGGGACTGGCGTCGCTCGAACGCGTTGCCCGCACGCTCTCCGACGATGTCTGGGTGGTGGCACCGGAGCAGGACCAGTCCGGCTATGCGCATTCGCTGTCGATCTCGGAGCCGTTGCGGCTGCGCAAGATCGGCGAGAAGCATTTTGCCGTGCGCGGCACGCCGACCGACTGCGTTATCATGGGGGTGAAGAAGATCCTGCCTGGAGCGCCCGACCTGATCCTGTCCGGCATCAATTCCGGCGCCAATATCGCCGACGACGTGACCTATTCGGGGACCGTCGCCGGCGCCATGGAAGGCGCGCTGCTCGGCATCCGCTCGATCGCGCTCAGCCAGGGCTACTCCTATGTCGGCGAGGATCGCGTCGTCCCCTACGAAACCACCGAAGCGCTAGCGCCGGCACTGCTGAAGAAGCTCGTCGCGACGCCTCTGCCGGACGGCGTGCTGCTCAACGTCAATTTCCCGAACTGCCTTCCCGAGGAGGTCGCCGGCACGGTGGTCACCTCGCAGGGCAAGCTCGTGCACAGCCTGTGGGTCGACGAGCGCCGTGACGGGCGCGGCCTGCCTTACTATTGGCTGCGATTTGGCCGCGAGCCGGTCGAGGGCAAGCGAGGCACCGATCTCTACGCCTTGCGCAATCGCCTGGTGTCGGTGACGCCGTTGCAGCTCGACCTCACCGCGCATGAGATCCGCGACCAGCTGAGCAAGGCGCTTGCATGA
- a CDS encoding protein-L-isoaspartate(D-aspartate) O-methyltransferase, producing MNLPIDDREGFAAFLLRLRGRGTVPKALIAAFEATPRRGFLAAQFHQIAWSDRMLPIECGEAIEGADMQAAVIAALAIEPGNRVLEIGTGSGYTAAVMSRLAARIVTIDRYKTLVEQARQRFEALGIGNAIVRQADGSGGLPAEGPFDRIVAWAAFDSLPRFLLDQLSSGGIVIAPIGPEEGEQVLAKLTKVGSRFEREDIGLVRLQPILRSVAAVI from the coding sequence ATGAACCTGCCAATCGATGACCGCGAAGGATTTGCCGCTTTCCTCCTGCGCCTGCGCGGCAGGGGAACCGTGCCGAAGGCATTGATCGCGGCTTTCGAGGCGACGCCACGGCGCGGTTTCCTGGCAGCGCAGTTCCACCAGATCGCCTGGTCCGACCGCATGCTGCCGATCGAGTGCGGCGAGGCGATAGAAGGCGCGGACATGCAAGCGGCGGTGATCGCGGCACTTGCCATCGAGCCCGGCAATCGCGTGCTCGAGATCGGCACCGGCTCCGGCTACACGGCGGCGGTAATGTCACGGCTGGCGGCACGGATCGTCACCATCGACCGCTACAAGACGCTTGTCGAACAGGCCAGGCAGCGCTTCGAGGCGCTCGGCATCGGCAACGCCATAGTGCGCCAGGCCGACGGTTCCGGCGGTCTGCCTGCCGAAGGGCCGTTCGACCGTATCGTCGCCTGGGCCGCCTTCGACAGCTTGCCGCGCTTCCTGCTCGACCAACTGTCGAGCGGTGGCATCGTCATCGCGCCGATCGGTCCGGAGGAGGGCGAGCAGGTGCTGGCCAAGCTCACCAAGGTCGGCAGCCGTTTCGAGCGTGAGGATATCGGCCTCGTGCGGCTGCAGCCGATCTTGCGCAGCGTCGCTGCGGTGATCTAG
- a CDS encoding peptidoglycan DD-metalloendopeptidase family protein — MQLSFLKANSRNLARGCAVLVIAGAAAGCSSQASRFNSVDDVFTSSTNNQRAIINKQDAVQPYPGDVSAAPLDGSHTQSVSRSSLEPVSSRPLPPPVSAQAQPAPALAPAANPVRVASAPAMVRPAPHVDRTTTGTVEPAAKPFKNAQPDAPKMAQAGTPHATEIVVRDGETISGLAAHYKVPADVIMKVNGLSPTKGLKTGQKIVIPAYAYSSKAEPKVADAKPAKDGKHDLPATAPDKVAVLPQQPKLKEGKSAAQVDASAAASQPKEPKPAQVAKATGAAGTYTVQSGDTMSSIARKTGVGVVALKQANGMKDGLLKIGQTLKVPAGGTATVASAKPAKVDPVTTATTQPPAKTTPSETLASYTPPKKDAKVIQQAEDDDAVAPDATGIGKMRWPVRGRVISGFGSGKDGVDIAVPTGTPIKAAENGVVIYAGDGLKEFGNTVLVRHENGLVTVYGHASSIEVQRGQKVKRGQEIALSGMSGTTDSPKLHFEVRKNSAPVDPSTYLE, encoded by the coding sequence ATGCAACTCAGTTTTTTGAAGGCAAATAGTCGCAATCTGGCGCGGGGCTGCGCCGTTCTTGTGATTGCAGGCGCGGCCGCCGGGTGCAGTTCCCAGGCGTCGCGGTTCAACAGTGTCGACGACGTCTTCACATCCTCGACCAACAATCAGCGTGCCATCATCAACAAGCAGGATGCCGTGCAGCCCTATCCGGGCGATGTCTCGGCAGCCCCGCTCGACGGCAGCCACACGCAGTCGGTCAGCCGCTCCAGCCTCGAGCCGGTCTCCAGCCGGCCGCTGCCTCCGCCCGTTTCAGCCCAGGCGCAACCCGCTCCGGCACTCGCGCCTGCCGCCAATCCCGTGCGTGTCGCATCAGCACCGGCCATGGTTCGGCCTGCTCCTCATGTCGACAGGACGACGACCGGCACTGTCGAGCCGGCCGCGAAGCCATTCAAGAATGCCCAGCCCGACGCGCCGAAGATGGCGCAGGCCGGCACGCCGCATGCGACCGAGATCGTCGTCAGGGACGGCGAAACCATTTCCGGCCTGGCGGCGCATTACAAGGTGCCGGCCGATGTCATCATGAAGGTGAATGGCCTGAGTCCGACCAAGGGGCTTAAGACCGGCCAGAAGATCGTCATCCCGGCCTATGCCTATTCGAGCAAGGCTGAACCGAAAGTCGCGGACGCAAAACCGGCAAAAGACGGCAAGCACGACCTGCCGGCCACCGCGCCGGACAAGGTCGCCGTTCTGCCGCAGCAGCCGAAACTCAAGGAGGGCAAGTCCGCCGCTCAGGTCGATGCTTCGGCCGCCGCGAGCCAGCCCAAGGAGCCCAAGCCCGCGCAGGTGGCCAAGGCAACCGGCGCCGCCGGTACCTACACGGTCCAGTCGGGCGACACGATGTCCTCGATTGCCAGGAAGACCGGCGTTGGCGTCGTGGCGCTGAAGCAGGCCAACGGCATGAAGGACGGTTTGCTCAAGATCGGCCAGACCCTGAAAGTGCCGGCCGGCGGAACGGCAACGGTCGCCAGTGCAAAGCCGGCGAAGGTCGATCCGGTGACCACGGCAACCACGCAGCCTCCTGCAAAGACCACGCCATCGGAAACACTGGCGTCCTACACGCCGCCGAAGAAGGATGCGAAAGTCATCCAGCAGGCAGAGGACGACGATGCGGTGGCTCCCGATGCCACCGGGATCGGCAAGATGCGCTGGCCGGTGCGCGGCCGGGTGATCTCCGGCTTCGGATCGGGCAAGGATGGCGTCGACATCGCCGTGCCCACGGGCACGCCGATCAAGGCGGCCGAAAACGGCGTCGTCATCTACGCCGGCGACGGGCTCAAGGAATTCGGCAACACGGTGCTTGTGCGCCACGAGAACGGCCTGGTCACCGTCTACGGCCATGCCAGCTCGATCGAGGTGCAGCGTGGCCAGAAGGTCAAGCGCGGCCAGGAAATCGCACTCTCAGGCATGAGCGGCACGACGGACTCGCCGAAGCTGCACTTCGAAGTGCGCAAGAACTCGGCGCCGGTCGATCCTTCGACCTATCTCGAATAG
- a CDS encoding ATP-binding protein, giving the protein MTDSSIDALNKKLDRLIEAVSRLAPPPVPETDLGEAECFVWQADPGYLEPVRKVNRVDIGLIRGVDRVRDILVDNTERFAAGHPANNVLLWGARGMGKSSLVKAVHAEINAKAKSQKAKSDLPLKLIEIHREDIDTLPKLMGLLKAAPFRFILFCDDLSFDHDDTSYKSLKAALEGGVEGRPANVIFYATSNRRHLLPRDMIDNERSTAINPSEAVEEKVSLSDRFGLWLGFHKCSQDEYLEMINGYASHHGLDIDPEQLRAEALEWATTRGSRSGRVAWQFTQDLAGRLGKPLKD; this is encoded by the coding sequence ATGACCGACAGCAGCATCGACGCCCTCAACAAGAAACTTGACCGCCTGATCGAGGCTGTCAGCCGCCTCGCCCCGCCGCCCGTGCCCGAAACCGACCTTGGTGAGGCCGAATGCTTCGTCTGGCAGGCCGATCCGGGCTATCTGGAGCCGGTGCGCAAGGTCAACCGCGTCGATATCGGCCTGATCCGGGGCGTCGACCGTGTCCGCGACATCCTTGTCGACAACACCGAGCGCTTTGCCGCCGGCCATCCGGCCAACAATGTGCTGTTGTGGGGCGCGCGCGGCATGGGCAAATCGTCGCTGGTCAAGGCCGTGCATGCCGAGATCAATGCCAAGGCCAAATCACAAAAGGCCAAATCCGACCTGCCGCTGAAGCTGATCGAGATCCACCGCGAGGACATCGACACGCTGCCGAAGCTGATGGGCTTGCTGAAGGCAGCCCCCTTCCGCTTCATCCTGTTTTGCGACGATCTGTCCTTCGATCACGACGATACATCCTACAAGTCGCTGAAGGCGGCGCTTGAGGGCGGCGTCGAGGGGCGCCCGGCCAATGTCATCTTCTACGCCACCTCGAACCGCCGTCATCTGTTGCCGCGCGACATGATCGACAATGAGCGCTCGACAGCCATCAACCCGTCCGAGGCGGTCGAGGAAAAGGTCTCGCTGTCCGATCGTTTCGGACTTTGGCTCGGCTTTCACAAATGCTCGCAGGACGAATATCTCGAGATGATCAACGGCTATGCCAGCCATCATGGCCTCGACATCGATCCCGAGCAGCTGCGCGCCGAGGCGCTGGAATGGGCGACGACGCGCGGCAGCCGCTCGGGTCGCGTCGCCTGGCAGTTCACGCAGGATCTGGCCGGCCGGCTTGGCAAGCCGCTGAAGGATTGA
- the yajC gene encoding preprotein translocase subunit YajC, with product MFVTPAYAQGIGGTSPDMLISILPFVLIFVIMYFLIIRPQRTQLKKRGEMLAAVRRGDTVVTGGGFVGKVTKVIDDNELEIDLGGGTKVTALRSTIADVRVKGEPVANQNAKK from the coding sequence ATGTTCGTGACACCGGCATACGCCCAAGGCATCGGCGGCACCTCTCCCGATATGCTCATCAGCATTTTGCCGTTTGTCCTGATTTTCGTGATCATGTATTTTCTGATCATCCGCCCGCAGCGCACGCAGCTGAAGAAGCGCGGCGAGATGCTGGCGGCGGTCCGTCGCGGCGATACTGTTGTCACCGGCGGCGGGTTCGTCGGCAAGGTGACCAAGGTGATCGACGACAACGAGCTCGAGATCGACCTCGGCGGCGGTACCAAGGTGACGGCGCTGCGCTCGACGATCGCCGACGTGCGCGTCAAGGGCGAACCCGTGGCGAACCAGAACGCCAAGAAATAA
- the secDF gene encoding protein translocase subunit SecDF has translation MLYFSRFKMILIWLAVAATVVLAAPNLIPASTLAQLPSWVPKRQMTLGLDLQGGSHILLEMNQNDLIKDRLETTRDEIRTLLRDAKIGYTGLGGTGRTLQVRITDPAQLDAAKKALKTLTDPVAAGLFTGGSIQEMSLDDSEPGLLKFTVTDAGIKYRTSTALAQSIEVVERRVNELGTTEPIVQRQGDDRILVQVPGLQDPQRLKEILGQTAKLTFQMVDQSMPVQDALKGRPPAGSSVLYSQDDPPVPYLIENRVIVSGENLVDAQATYNSQNNEPVVSFRFDSKGAARFGQATSQNVGKLFAIILDNQVISAPQIREPILGGTGQISGNFTAQSANDLAVLLRAGALPATLTVIEERTVGPGLGQDSIHAGKVAGIIGSILVVAFMFVAYGFLGFLANIALAVHVAMIVGVLSLLGATLTLPGIAGIVLTIGMAVDSNVLIYERIREERRAGRSVIQAIDTGFSKALATIVDSNVTSLIATVVLFYLGTGPVKGFAITYAIGILTTVFTAFTFTRLLVSIWLRRARPKELPKAPVTFIPPGTKIPFMGIRRWTFALSSILSVLSVVLFMTVDINYGIDFKGGSMIEVKAKSGDANIGDIRSRLMELNIGEVQVQQFGAPNDVLIRVGTQDGGENAEQTVIDKVRGELQDQYDFRRVEVVGPTVSGELAKQGTIAMLVALVGILVYVWFRFEWQFAVGAIVATVHDVVMTLGFFVITGLEFNQSSLAAILTIIGYSLNDTIVVYDRVREDLRKYKRMPLPQLLNNAINETLSRTTLTSVTTILALLALVLFGGEVIRSFTMAMLFGVVFGTYSSIFIAAPLLILFKLRPQATADEEKPVGGGKAVAT, from the coding sequence ATGCTGTATTTTTCGCGCTTCAAGATGATCCTGATCTGGCTGGCCGTGGCCGCCACAGTGGTCCTCGCCGCGCCCAATCTCATTCCCGCGAGCACATTGGCCCAGCTCCCGAGCTGGGTGCCGAAGCGGCAGATGACACTCGGCCTCGACCTGCAGGGCGGTTCGCACATCCTGCTCGAGATGAACCAGAACGATCTGATCAAGGATCGGCTCGAGACAACGCGCGACGAAATCCGCACGCTGCTGCGCGACGCCAAGATCGGCTACACCGGCCTTGGCGGCACGGGGCGGACCTTGCAGGTCCGCATCACGGATCCGGCGCAACTCGACGCCGCCAAGAAGGCGTTGAAGACCTTGACCGATCCGGTCGCCGCCGGCCTGTTCACCGGCGGGTCGATCCAGGAAATGTCGCTGGACGATTCCGAACCGGGCCTGCTCAAGTTCACCGTCACCGACGCAGGCATCAAATACCGCACGTCGACCGCCTTGGCGCAATCGATCGAAGTGGTTGAGCGCCGCGTCAACGAACTCGGCACCACCGAGCCTATCGTGCAGCGGCAAGGCGACGACCGCATCCTTGTCCAGGTGCCAGGCCTGCAGGATCCGCAGCGGCTGAAGGAAATCCTCGGCCAGACCGCAAAGCTGACCTTCCAGATGGTCGACCAGTCGATGCCGGTGCAGGACGCGCTCAAGGGGCGCCCGCCCGCCGGCTCCTCGGTGCTTTATTCCCAGGACGATCCGCCGGTTCCGTATCTGATTGAAAACCGCGTCATCGTTTCGGGCGAAAACCTCGTCGACGCGCAAGCGACGTACAATTCGCAGAACAATGAGCCGGTGGTTTCATTCCGCTTCGATTCGAAAGGGGCCGCGCGCTTCGGCCAGGCGACCTCGCAGAATGTCGGCAAGCTGTTCGCCATCATCCTCGACAACCAGGTGATCTCGGCGCCGCAGATCCGAGAGCCAATCCTCGGCGGCACCGGCCAGATTTCAGGCAATTTCACCGCCCAGAGCGCCAACGATCTCGCCGTGCTTTTGCGCGCTGGTGCGCTGCCGGCGACGCTGACGGTGATCGAGGAACGCACTGTCGGTCCAGGCCTTGGCCAGGATTCGATCCATGCCGGCAAGGTCGCCGGCATCATCGGTTCGATCCTCGTCGTTGCCTTCATGTTCGTCGCCTACGGCTTCCTCGGCTTCCTCGCCAACATCGCGCTGGCGGTGCATGTGGCGATGATCGTCGGTGTGCTGTCCCTGCTCGGCGCGACGCTGACCTTGCCGGGTATCGCCGGTATCGTGCTGACCATCGGCATGGCGGTCGATTCCAACGTGCTGATCTACGAACGCATCCGTGAAGAGCGACGAGCTGGCCGCTCCGTGATCCAGGCGATCGACACCGGCTTCTCGAAGGCGCTGGCGACCATCGTTGATTCCAACGTCACGTCGCTGATCGCCACCGTGGTGCTGTTTTATCTCGGCACCGGTCCGGTGAAGGGCTTTGCCATCACCTACGCCATCGGCATTTTGACCACCGTCTTCACCGCTTTCACCTTCACGCGCCTGCTTGTGTCGATCTGGCTGCGCCGCGCCCGTCCGAAGGAATTGCCGAAGGCGCCGGTGACCTTCATTCCGCCGGGCACCAAGATCCCCTTCATGGGCATCCGCCGCTGGACGTTCGCGCTGTCGAGCATCTTGTCGGTGCTGTCTGTCGTGCTGTTCATGACCGTCGACATCAACTACGGCATCGACTTCAAGGGCGGTTCGATGATCGAGGTGAAGGCCAAGAGCGGCGATGCCAATATCGGCGATATCCGCAGCCGATTGATGGAGCTCAACATCGGCGAAGTGCAGGTTCAGCAGTTCGGCGCGCCGAACGACGTGCTGATCCGCGTCGGCACGCAGGATGGCGGCGAGAATGCCGAGCAGACGGTCATCGACAAGGTGCGCGGCGAGCTGCAGGACCAGTATGATTTCCGCCGCGTCGAGGTTGTGGGACCGACGGTTTCCGGCGAACTTGCCAAGCAAGGCACCATCGCCATGCTGGTCGCGCTGGTCGGCATCCTGGTCTATGTCTGGTTCCGTTTCGAATGGCAGTTCGCGGTCGGCGCCATCGTTGCGACGGTGCACGATGTGGTCATGACGCTCGGCTTTTTCGTCATCACCGGCCTCGAATTCAACCAGTCGTCGCTGGCGGCGATCCTGACCATTATCGGCTATTCGCTGAACGACACGATCGTGGTCTATGACCGCGTCCGCGAGGATTTGCGAAAATACAAGCGAATGCCGCTGCCACAGCTGTTGAACAACGCCATCAACGAGACACTGTCGCGAACGACGCTCACCTCGGTGACGACGATCCTGGCCTTGCTGGCACTGGTGCTGTTCGGCGGCGAGGTCATCCGCTCCTTCACCATGGCGATGCTGTTCGGTGTTGTGTTCGGCACCTATTCGTCGATCTTCATCGCCGCACCGCTGCTGATCCTGTTCAAGCTGCGGCCGCAGGCCACGGCCGACGAGGAGAAGCCGGTGGGTGGCGGCAAGGCGGTCGCGACCTGA
- a CDS encoding Mth938-like domain-containing protein, whose translation MVTGRGIVIREAHFPGRAPIEAYGNGGFRFADMSHRGSLLCLPSGIHGWEPADATALTVADFDKLLVEADKVEILLVGMGRDLRPLPAALRAALKEAGIASDPMSTGAAVRTYNVLLAEDRAVAAALIAVD comes from the coding sequence GTGGTGACCGGCAGAGGGATCGTAATCCGCGAGGCGCATTTCCCAGGCCGCGCTCCGATCGAGGCCTATGGCAATGGCGGGTTCCGCTTTGCGGACATGTCGCACCGCGGCTCGTTGCTGTGCCTGCCGTCCGGCATCCATGGCTGGGAGCCGGCGGACGCTACTGCGCTGACGGTGGCGGATTTCGACAAACTTCTGGTCGAGGCCGACAAGGTCGAGATCCTGCTGGTCGGCATGGGCAGGGATCTCCGGCCGTTGCCGGCGGCGTTGCGGGCGGCGCTGAAAGAGGCAGGCATAGCGTCCGATCCGATGTCGACCGGGGCAGCGGTGCGGACCTACAATGTCCTCCTGGCGGAAGACCGCGCAGTGGCTGCCGCGCTCATCGCCGTCGATTGA
- a CDS encoding phytoene/squalene synthase family protein gives MSENAKIVMDAVRAADHDRYLTALYAPVGKRDALFSLYAFNAEVAGIRDRIHEALPGEVRLQWWRDLIAADNDGAGIGHPTADALKATISVHRLPKLAFENMLEARIFDLYDDPMPSRTDLEGYCGETAAALIQLAAMVLDPVEAPRFAELAGRAGCAQAMTGLLLLLPLHRKRGQCFIPADILAAAGSPPEEFVAGDGGPGAQRAVAAMIALAREHLSAFERGAAELPASLRPAFLPLALSRAYLDKMEGSSHSLLDSVARLSALRRHWLLLRRASKGWPVL, from the coding sequence ATGTCCGAAAATGCCAAAATCGTCATGGACGCGGTGCGCGCCGCCGACCATGACCGGTATCTAACGGCGCTCTACGCGCCCGTCGGCAAGCGCGATGCGCTGTTTTCGCTTTACGCTTTCAATGCCGAGGTTGCGGGCATTCGCGACCGCATCCATGAAGCGTTGCCGGGTGAAGTACGGCTGCAATGGTGGCGCGATCTCATCGCGGCCGACAATGATGGCGCAGGCATCGGCCATCCCACCGCCGACGCGCTGAAGGCGACAATTTCCGTCCATCGCCTGCCGAAACTGGCCTTCGAGAACATGCTCGAAGCGCGCATCTTCGATCTCTACGACGATCCGATGCCGTCGCGCACGGATCTCGAAGGCTATTGCGGCGAGACGGCAGCCGCGCTCATCCAGCTTGCGGCGATGGTGCTCGATCCCGTCGAGGCGCCGCGCTTTGCAGAACTGGCGGGCAGGGCGGGCTGTGCGCAGGCCATGACCGGCCTGCTTCTGCTGTTGCCGCTGCACCGCAAGCGCGGGCAGTGCTTTATCCCGGCCGACATCCTGGCGGCGGCGGGATCGCCGCCGGAAGAATTTGTTGCCGGCGATGGCGGACCTGGGGCGCAGCGCGCCGTGGCGGCGATGATCGCGCTGGCACGCGAACACCTCTCCGCCTTCGAGCGGGGCGCCGCGGAATTGCCGGCGTCGTTACGCCCAGCATTCCTGCCGCTGGCGCTGTCGCGCGCCTATCTCGACAAGATGGAAGGCTCGAGCCATTCACTGCTCGACAGCGTCGCGCGGCTCTCTGCCCTGCGCCGACATTGGCTCCTGTTGCGGCGCGCAAGCAAGGGCTGGCCGGTACTTTGA
- a CDS encoding sterol desaturase family protein, translated as MDSYDFPQVTQLAIPFFVAAILIELWLVRSGRAKGSFETRDTLASLMMGTGNVVAGLLLGVVSYWALLWLWQFRVFNLGLSVWVFLAAFLLDDLHYYVYHRIAHRVRWVWAEHVNHHSSQHYNLSTALRQSWTGLFTFMFVLQAPLVLLGFHPAVIAFTFGFNLVWQFWIHTETIGKMWGWFEFIFNTPSHHRVHHATNPRYLDANYAGTLIIWDRVFGTFVEELEEDRPRYGIVKNLGTFNPLKVAFHEWIGMFRDAFASGLTPGDRINYLIKPPGWSHDGSRETSESLKAAYVRRNPGEAGKPGLPMAGAEPAE; from the coding sequence ATGGACAGCTATGATTTCCCGCAGGTCACCCAACTGGCCATTCCGTTCTTCGTCGCCGCGATCCTGATCGAGCTCTGGCTGGTGCGCAGCGGCCGCGCCAAGGGCTCGTTCGAGACGCGCGACACGCTGGCCAGCCTGATGATGGGCACCGGCAATGTCGTCGCCGGGCTGCTGCTTGGCGTCGTCTCCTACTGGGCCTTGCTGTGGCTGTGGCAGTTCCGCGTCTTCAATCTCGGCCTGTCGGTCTGGGTGTTCCTGGCCGCCTTCCTGCTCGATGATCTGCACTATTATGTCTATCACCGCATTGCGCACCGGGTGCGCTGGGTGTGGGCCGAGCATGTCAACCATCATTCGAGCCAGCACTATAATCTGTCGACGGCGCTCCGGCAAAGCTGGACCGGGCTGTTCACCTTCATGTTCGTGCTGCAGGCGCCGCTGGTGCTGCTCGGCTTCCATCCGGCGGTAATCGCCTTCACCTTCGGCTTCAACCTGGTCTGGCAGTTCTGGATCCACACCGAGACCATCGGCAAGATGTGGGGCTGGTTCGAATTCATCTTCAACACGCCGTCCCACCACCGCGTCCATCACGCCACCAACCCGCGCTATCTCGACGCCAACTATGCCGGAACGCTGATCATCTGGGACCGCGTGTTCGGCACCTTCGTCGAGGAATTGGAGGAAGACAGGCCGCGCTACGGCATCGTCAAGAATCTCGGCACTTTCAATCCGTTGAAAGTGGCCTTCCACGAGTGGATCGGCATGTTCAGGGACGCTTTCGCGTCGGGCCTGACGCCCGGCGATCGCATCAATTACCTGATCAAGCCCCCCGGCTGGAGCCATGACGGCTCACGCGAGACCTCGGAGAGCCTGAAGGCCGCCTATGTCAGGCGGAATCCCGGTGAGGCGGGCAAGCCTGGGTTGCCGATGGCGGGTGCCGAGCCGGCGGAGTAG